The window GGTATGACCATGGTTATCGTAACCCATGAAATGGGCTTTGCCCGTGAAGTTGCTGATCGCGTTATGTTTATCGACCAAGGTATTATTCAAGAAGAAGGCACGCCTGAACAGCTTTTTTCCGCACCGAAAAATCCACGTACGGCAGCGTTTTTAAGTAAAGTCCTCTAGTTAATTAGCCTGCTTATCACCATAAGCAGGCTATTCTGATAGTCTCATTGCATTTTACTTCGTATGCTACTAATTAAATTATTATTTAATTAAGCTTAATGTATGGATATTAAAAGCCTTTGTAAGCAATATCGTTCTGGGAAAAAATTCAAATATGTTTTTTTCTGGGGGCATCAAACCAAACAAAATCAAATCACTAAAAGCTGCTTTAGCCAATGGTACCCTTCCCCTTTTATTGTTGATGGGCACCGCTTTGCAAGTGCAGAGCATTTTATGATGGCGGAAAAAGCGCGCTTATTTGGTGATATTGAAACGCTAGAAAAAATAATTCATGCGCCAAACCCTGGTGCTGCAAAAGCCTTTGGCCGAGAAGTACGTGGATTTAAACAAGATATTTGGGATGAAAACCGATTTTCCATCGTTGTTGCGGCAAATTTAGCTAAATTTAGCCAAAATGAACAACTTAAAGCCTTTTTGTTGGCCACCAATGAGCGCATATTAGTTGAAGCCAGTCCAGTAGATAAAATATGGGGAATTGGTCTTGCTGAAGATACAGAAAATATTGAGAACCCTTTAACTTGGAAAGGTTTGAACCTTTTAGGCTTTGCGCTAATGGACGTTCGTTGCCAACTGGCAAATTAATGCTATTTTCCTTGCATTTAATCCCATGAAGATAAAAACCCGTTGTTGCTTAACAACGGGCCAGCCAGTCATTCACTGAAATGTAGGATATGCTACTGCTTTTATTACAATGGCATTCTATATTCAATCACCCCCGGTTTTTCTGCTACCCAATTATACAATTTTTGACCACGTAAATTGGTTTCTTGTGTGTGCCAATATAAGCGACCACATTGTTTATCTTGTGCCTGACCCTGAACAAACTCAATGAGTTGCTTCCCCACATGTCGCCCTCTCATTTCAGGCGTAACATATAAATCTTCTAAATAGCAAAAGTCATTTTTAGCCCATGTTGAACGGTGGAATACATAATTAACAAAGCCAACCACTTTGCCACCGTCAAGTGCGACCGCACAATACATGGGCTCATTCACATCAAAAAAACGTTCCCATGCTTTTTGTGTTACTTCTTCGCTTAATTCAACCTGATAAAATTTTTGGTATTCCAACCAATAAGCCAGCCATTCTGGATAATGTTCTGGCGCAGCAAATTTAATCGATACTGGTAATGTATTTTGATTCATAATAACCCTTCTAATTGTAGACATATTACACAATGGGGTTATAGTACAGTCCTATTTGGTGCTGTATAAGATACACTTTTGCTATTTATTTAGGATCCACTTATGCGACGTAAACAACAAACCCAGTTTCCATTGCTTTTACTTGATGAGGGGTATATCAAAGAGAATGTTTACCATACGATCCGCAGTGCCATCCTAGATGGCCGTATTGCATCGGGTGTAAAACTACCCTCTTCTCGTGCACTGGCTGAGATGATGTCTATTTCGCGTAACTCCGTCATTGCAGGCTTTGAGCGCTTAATTGATGAAGGTTATCTATATTCCAAAAAAGGGTCTGGTACTTATGTTTCAGCCAATATTCCTGATGAATTAGTCCGTACTGCATCCCCGTCACAACATACTGAGCAACCAGAATATAGCGCACTTAATCTTAACCCCAAGATCGCAACATTAACTAACTTATGGAACCAATCACGGCCGAATACACAGTCTTACCAAATGTTTAATATAGGGATTGGTTGTGTTGACCAGTTTCCTCACGAACTTTGGGGGAGATTATTAGGTCGTGTTTGGCGCAGATCTCAACAAGCAATCCCCTGCTTCAATCACCCTGATGGCTTTATG of the Providencia rettgeri genome contains:
- a CDS encoding NADAR family protein; this encodes MDIKSLCKQYRSGKKFKYVFFWGHQTKQNQITKSCFSQWYPSPFIVDGHRFASAEHFMMAEKARLFGDIETLEKIIHAPNPGAAKAFGREVRGFKQDIWDENRFSIVVAANLAKFSQNEQLKAFLLATNERILVEASPVDKIWGIGLAEDTENIENPLTWKGLNLLGFALMDVRCQLAN
- a CDS encoding N-acetyltransferase family protein; translation: MNQNTLPVSIKFAAPEHYPEWLAYWLEYQKFYQVELSEEVTQKAWERFFDVNEPMYCAVALDGGKVVGFVNYVFHRSTWAKNDFCYLEDLYVTPEMRGRHVGKQLIEFVQGQAQDKQCGRLYWHTQETNLRGQKLYNWVAEKPGVIEYRMPL